From Parasteatoda tepidariorum isolate YZ-2023 chromosome 1, CAS_Ptep_4.0, whole genome shotgun sequence, one genomic window encodes:
- the LOC107438731 gene encoding uncharacterized protein, whose amino-acid sequence MNDTYVESKEKEWPFPIAVVFCLAIISYVFILLLGLMIRKCLIARGICTDCCPKMKSSPGCCEACSNCAQQCNWKLPTVDNCLDLICPTKQRVNCIEFLMCDWANVQCCGEGGTYTCGSGDYACTCETPSCENINCLCCEISFRSVATEQA is encoded by the exons atg aacgaTACATATGTGGAATCCAAAGAAAAAGAATGGCCATTTCCTATAGCTGTAGTTTTCTGTCTGGCTATAATATCCTATGTGTTCATCTTACTACTTGGATTAATGATCAGAAAATGCCTTATA GCACGCGGGATATGCACAGATTGCTGTCCAAAAATGAAAAGCAGTCCTGGTTGTTGTGAAGCATGCAGTAATTGTGCTCAACAATGCAACTGGAAACTGCCTACTGTTGATAATTGTTTAGATCTTATATGTCCTACAAAACAA AGAGTCAATTGCATCGAGTTTTTAATGTGTGATTGGGCAAATGTTCAATGCTGCGGGGAAGGAGGTACATATACA TGTGGCAGTGGGGACTATGCATGTACCTGTGAAACTCCCAGTTGTGAAAACATTAATTGTCTATGCTGTGAAATATCATTTAGAAGTGTAGCAACAGAACAAGCCTGa